A single Chanos chanos chromosome 8, fChaCha1.1, whole genome shotgun sequence DNA region contains:
- the bcor gene encoding BCL-6 corepressor — protein MVDASAACRMNPLAGLGIDHGSLMRESLRVHGGMVYPPGIRTLPTEKGYAGDRVPDLLYKPDVSLDSRKATNGYVDLYKSPPPGLQKPIVVPGATTDALGLDRRVGPADKPSELGLNGSSSFLRLPWVSPYHDAGMYPFLDSSKYAALNMYKASFMSQPSPYLPQHLTYQSLCAGAGGSAAGTERLFYMPPYTPAPISSPLAPPLRIPTATVAPTALSPLMHCQDKSIQSIGPRIHHEPSAFGQQLHQQAQSHHQSLNERQHSNSGSGSSSGSSKSSRIPSSKTSSSSNSSSSSSNSSSSSSTGISSSSTCVPVDSTATLVMQSPRPTPRPPQPSVPPPPPPPLVDSTLDFQKSLFRSPSSSSSSSPAMSHPFYMSAITQEHRSPARSASQKPKSKEGSVEHRSSSGERKSSKSPSKTSSEKPPQQAQTKDPADKPLDLSAKIMEFEGPPNGFPPKLEALAKLGYSSTARYGPPTNRDLLKDALSPASAAVSTSSKTPERPEIISTLQSSWMVPSPAPAVGSDSSQNKSSTVIKNKNLEQVMPQQRSSSCPRIGEANNAVVPNPTPVVVTPAGRPASASPSPKNGEWPKSAPTPPEKPPATSRVNSHPSAVKPAKTLKKPEGQEISFKPQQPHLENGHPPSHLYMPQGDAYLSHSLAYANRYLPYPVPDSMSLPHLQLPGKGPVYPHPVLLGSNSLYPARLPPKHGLPYGIPPSHGDYMTYHDSQEMVHPLMSSHMSLDPKVSERLEVRSRPQEKPWHHEESPYKRQSASDADTSYKSERESEKPEVLGSKPQSKTQAVGKDEIVCIDLVQDDTDGSPQTNKYSVITAKRRDPTKPDGSSSGSGSNTEGKEPELMQILRSGQPAEARPAESERQPEPCSQPRPQEQPDSPRHSQGEESPSEQSPLPDMLEEQTLRCARTSGDRKTAGETDFKPDRHHAIRHYMNLGKDCPEDTESHEDEEEGHGSSKNKRSSLAKRIANSSGYVGDRFKCVTTELYADSSKLSREQRALQMEVLSQEDSNLSQPAANRQRAMMRFSELELKEKEGGVLAGRELADSQQRGEGDWERSQHSSRPGPTALTDNSQRNGVQPTCTNNRVPVLQRCGVLLDSPQPRRAEEKREKEEREKEQGGAGAAAAAAAVRDVSSGSLSVERQAVREASHGPASARKHTLSLEHGQAHPDTRQGTRERENGLEEEEEEEEEETSAPAKRAKLITDAWPDRCASHQPSEQEVKKLKVCIELTGLRLSKPHPLHHLQELWEGQLANERTEVTAADPVNTTQLTQVDQCRSEVNNTDRKVKVSLPEDKVAKRRSEVERSWCKETLGYTEPNPVLPAPPLPAAQRGFSDPSAPDLSGRKASPLAPSRLSDKRHRVKEHRKAPPHDSSSPDPDSDLTPRLRRHGDPEKPKGKRQCKTKHLSQRERRMLSQSIHDCPELSPQQQHKVCVKRSASLSDYESSPTPPVAPAPTPNPNTPAEPPVSRPMPPEARRLIVNKNAGETLLQRAARLGYEEVVLYCLENKVCDVNHRDNAGYCALHEACARGWLSIVQHLVEHGADINCSAQDGTRPLHDAVENDHLDVVRLLLSYGADPTLATYSGRSLLKMTHSDLMEGFLTDYFADLQGRDDDDPKLCWDFYGSSVCEPGEDSVAFDILANPPGPGEDEEEQREVFEFEFSDRPLLPCYNIQVSLSQGPRNWLLLSDVLKRLKMSARAFRTTFTHIEVATIAEAEFYKQASLSQLFSSPDELEGFLPDSKELLDLVEISGELVALLGSSLECLDDRWEPVPKARS, from the exons ATG GTGGATGCGAGTGCTGCTTGCAGAATGAACCCGCTCGCTGGACTCGGCATTGATCATGGCAGCCTAATGAGAGAGAGCCTCCGTGTTCACGGGGGAATGGTTTACCCTCCGGGAATTCGGACCTTGCCAACTGAGAAAGGCTATGCCGGTGACCGTGTTCCTGATTTACTCTATAAACCTGACGTGTCTTTGGACAGCAGAAAGGCAACCAATGGCTATGTTGACCTTTACAAAAGCCCACCTCCGGGGCTTCAGAAACCTATTGTGGTACCTGGGGCCACAACTGATGCCTTGGGCTTGGATCGGCGAGTCGGGCCTGCTGACAAACCATCAGAGCTTGGGCTAAATGGCAGCAGCAGCTTCTTGCGACTCCCCTGGGTGAGCCCTTACCATGATGCGGGAATGTACCCTTTCCTGGACTCCAGCAAATACGCTGCACTAAACATGTACAAGGCTTCGTTCATGTCGCAGCCCTCTCCCTACTTGCCCCAGCATCTGACCTACCAGTCCTTGTGTGCAGGTGCTGGTGGTAGTGCGGCTGGTACGGAACGCTTGTTCTACATGCCTCCATATACCCCAGCACCAATCTCATCCCCTCTTGCCCCTCCTTTGAGGATCCCCACGGCAACTGTAGCccctacagcactgtctccactgaTGCACTGCCAGGATAAATCAATACAGAGCATTGGGCCCCGGATACATCACGAGCCCTCAGCCTTTGGGCAGCAGCTCCATCAGCAAGCACAGTCCCATCATCAGTCCCTCAACGAGAGGCAACACAGCAATAGTGGCAGTGGTAGCAGCAGTGGGAGCAGCAAATCCAGCCGAATCCCATCAAGTAAGACTTcaagcagcagcaacagcagtagcagcagcagcaacagcagcagcagtagcagtacTGGGATCAGTAGCAGCAGCACCTGTGTCCCAGTTGACTCCACTGCCACACTGGTGATGCAGTCGCCTCGTCCAACTCCTCGGCCACCACAGCCATCTGTTCCCCcgcccccacctccaccccttgTCGACAGCACTTTGGACTTCCAGAAGTCACTGTTCAGGagcccctcttcttcttcatcctcttctccAGCAATGTCCCACCCTTTCTACATGAGCGCCATAACCCAAGAGCATCGCTCCCCAGCACGGTCTGCCAGCCAGAAGCCTAAGTCCAAAGAGGGGAGTGTGGAGCACAGGAGTAGCAGTGGCGAAAGGAAGTCGAGCAAGTCACCCTCAAAGACCTCATCCGAGAAGCCGCCACAACAGGCTCAGACCAAAGACCCTGCAGATAAACCGCTGGATTTGTCTGCTAAAATTATGGAGTTTGAAGGGCCCCCCAATGGATTCCCTCCAAAACTTGAGGCTTTGGCTAAGCTGGGGTACTCCTCTACAGCCCGATATGGACCCCCTACAAACCGAGACCTTCTCAAGGATGCTCTGTCTCCTGCATCTGCTGCAGTCAGCACTTCATCTAAAACGCCTGAGAGGCCTGAAATTATAAGCACTTTACAGTCTTCCTGGATGGTGCCCAGCCCTGCGCCAGCTGTTGGCTCAGACTCCAGCCAGAACAAAAGCTCCACTGTGATCAAAAACAAGAATCTGGAGCAAGTTATGCCACAGCAAAGAAGCTCCTCCTGTCCAAGGATTGGAGAGGCCAATAATGCCGTTGTCCCTAATCCCACTCCCGTTGTTGTGACTCCTGCTGGCCGGCCAGCCTCAGCATCGCCCTCTCCCAAGAACGGCGAATGGCCCAAGTCTGCTCCTACCCCTCCAGAGAAGCCACCAGCTACAAGCCGTGTTAACAGTCACCCATCAGCTGTCAAACCAGCAAAGACCCTGAAAAAACCTGAGGGTCAAGAAATCAGCTTCAAACCTCAGCAGCCCCACTTAGAAAATGGACACCCACCCAGTCATCTGTATATGCCCCAGGGTGATGCCTACCTATCCCACAGCTTGGCATATGCCAACAGGTACCTCCCATACCCTGTCCCTGATAGTATGTCTCTCCCCCACTTGCAGTTGCCTGGCAAGGGTCCGGTTTATCCCCACCCAGTTCTACTTGGTAGCAACAGCCTGTATCCAGCACGTTTGCCCCCAAAGCATGGCCTCCCATATGGAATACCTCCAAGTCATGGAGATTACATGACCTACCATGACTCCCAAGAGATGGTTCACCCATTGATGTCCTCACACATGTCTCTAGACCCCAAAGTCAGTGAACGTTTGGAGGTCAGATCCAGACCTCAGGAGAAACCTTGGCATCATGAGGAATCTCCTTATAAGAGGCAGAGTGCCTCAGACGCTGATACATCTTacaagtctgagagagagtcagaaaagCCAGAGGTTCTGGGCTCAAAGCCACAGAGCAAAACTCAGGCAGTGGGTAAAGACGAGATCGTCTGCATCGACTTGGTTCAAGATGACACAGATGGCAGtcctcagacaaacaaatacagcGTGATCACTGCCAAGAGGAGAGATCCCACCAAGCCGGACGGTAGCAGCTCTGGGAGTGGCAGCAATACTGAGGGGAAGGAGCCAGAACTCATGCAGATCCTGCGCTCAGGCCAGCCCGCAGAAGCCAGGCCAGCTGAGTCCGAACGACAGCCAGAACCCTGCAGCCAGCCCAGGCCTCAGGAGCAGCCTGACTCCCCCAGGCACAGTCAGGGCGAGGAGAGTCCCAGTGAGCAAAGCCCACTGCCCGACATGCTGGAGGAGCAGACCCTGCGTTGTGCCAGGACCTCCGGCGACAGGAAGACTGCCGGCGAGACGGATTTCAAGCCCGATCGGCACCACGCCATCCGGCATTACATGAATCTGGGAAAGGACTGCCCAGAGGATACAGAGTCTcatgaagatgaggaggagggtCACGGCTCTTCCAAAAACAAGAGGTCCAGCTTGGCCAAGAGGATTGCCAACTCATCAGGCTACGTGGGTGACCGGTTCAAGTGTGTCACCACTGAGCTATATGCTGACTCCAGCAAGCTGAGCAGAGAACAACGTGCCCTTCAG ATGGAAGTCTTATCACAAGAGGACAGTAATTTAAGTCAACCTGCTGCTAACCGTCAG cGTGCTATGATGCGCTTCTCGGAGCTGGAGttgaaggagaaggagggaggtgTGCTGGCGGGTCGGGAGTTGGCAGACAGCCAGCAGCGCGGTGAGGGAGACTGGGAACGCAGCCAGCACAGCTCCAGGCCGGGACCCACAGCCCTCACAGACAACAGCCAGAGGAACG gtgtgcagCCGACGTGCACAAACAACCGAGTTCCCGTCCTCCAGCGATGCGGAGTCCTGCTCGACAGCCCGCAGCCCAGGCGAgcggaggagaagagagagaaggaggagagagagaaggagcaggggggggcgggggcggctgctgctgccgccgctGTGCGGGACGTGTCCTCGGGCTCGCTGTCAGTGGAAAGACAAGCAGTGAGGGAAGCGAGCCACGGCCCAGCGTCGGCACggaaacacactctctccctggAGCACGGCCAAGCCCACCCCGACACCAGGCAGGgaaccagggagagagagaacggattagaagaagaggaggaggaggaggaggaggagacgaGTGCCCCGGCGAAGAGAGCCAAACTGATTACGG ACGCCTGGCCGGATCGTTGTGCCTCTCACCAGCCCAGCGAACAGGAAGTGAAAAAGCTCAAGGTTTGTATCGAGCTCACAGGACTGCGCTTGAGCAAACCCCACCCACTCCACCACCTACAGGAACTGTGGGAGGGGCAACTGGCTAATGAAAGGACAGAGGTCACCGCTGCTGACCCTGTCAACACCACTCAACTCACCCAGGTGGACCAGTGCCGGTCGGAGGTCAACAACACTGACCGAAAGGTCAAGGTCAGCTTGCCTGAGGACAAGGTTGCCAAGAGGAGGTCAGAGGTGGAGAGGAGCTGGTGCAAGGAAACCCTTGGTTACACAGAACCAAACCCAG tCTTGCCTGCCCCTCCCCTTCCCGCGGCCCAGCGAGGCTTCTCCGATCCGTCTGCTCCGGATCTTTCTGGCCGTAAAGCATCTCCCCTGGCCCCTTCGCGCCTCTCAGACAAGCGCCATCGGGTAAAAGAGCACCGCAAGGCCCCGCCTCACGACTCCTCCTCTCCCGATCCCGACAGCGACCTCACGCCCAGGCTCCGTCGTCACGGCGACCCAGAGAAACCAAAGGGCAAGCGACAGTGCAAGACCAAACACCTCAGCCAACGGGAACGCAGGATGTTGTCTCAGTCTATCCACGACTGCCCCGAGCTCAGCCCACAGCAACAacacaaggtgtgtgt GAAGAGATCAGCTTCTCTGTCGGATTACGAATCCTCCCCG ACACCCCCAGTCGCCCCGGCCCCGACGCCCAATCCCAACACGCCCGCCGAACCCCCCGTCAGTCGCCCCATGCCTCCCGAAGCCCGCCGTCTCATAGTCAACAAAAACGCCGGCGAAACCCTTCTGCAGAGAGCTGCTCGCCTTGGCTATGAG GAAGTGGTGCTCTACTGCCTGGAAAACAAGGTGTGTGACGTGAATCACCGTGACAATGCGGGTTACTGCGCGCTGCACGAGGCCTGCGCGCGCGGTTGGCTCTCTATAGTACAGCACCTCGTCGAGCACGGAGCCGACATTAACTGCAGCGCCCAAGACGGAACGAG ACCTCTTCACGACGCTGTGGAGAACGACCATTTGGACGTGGTCCGGTTACTCCTCTCATACGGTGCCGACCCGACTTTGGCCACTTACTCTGGCCGCAGCCTTCTCAAAATGACCCACAGTGACCTGATGGAGGGATTCCTGACTG attaTTTTGCTGATCTGCAGGGCCGTGATGATGACGACCCAAAGCTGTGTTGGGACTTCTACGGTAGCTCAGTGTGTG